The DNA sequence GCTATGTGTGCCAAAAGCTGCCGCTCTTGCTCGATTGTCCTTTAGAATATCTGTGATAATGAAAGCAACTCTTTTGTCGAGGACTTCATGTTCGCAGTTTTTTTGGTATTCATTACTATCCAATTTATCACGCGTACACATTGATGTGTATAAAACATTATTTTCATAGTCTTTAATGTGTAGAATTGAACTAAGATTTGCCAATTTTCCTTCGTTTGCAACACTTGCGTAAACGCGAGCAAGATCGATAAGTTTTACTTCTCCACCGCCAAGTGTTAACGATAAGCCGTAACCGCGTGGGTCGTCCCATGTGCTAATACCCATAGCTTTTCCTAGATTAAGCATATTTTCTACACCGTAAGAATTAAGAATTTTAACAGCCGGAATATTGCGCGATTGAGCGAATGCGTTTCTTACCGTCATGTTGCCCGAAAATGAATTGTCATAATTTTTGGGCGTATATGGTTGTTGATTGGGAACAGTAAAAGTTATGGGCGTGTCTTCAACAATGCTTGCGACCGTAAATCCGTGAGAAAGTGCGTATGCATAGTTTACAATTTTTATGCTTGATCCAGGTTGACGTTTGGTTGTCGTAAGGTTTACTTTTCCATCAATGTTTTCACTAAAGTAGTCAGACGATCCGACCATGGCAATGATTTCACCGGTTTTTGGATCCATTACAACAACAGCGCCGTTTGTTACATTGAACCCTGCCAATTTCTCTATCTCTTGCCTCACAATATCTTCCGCCATATGCTGAATATTAAGATCAAGAGTGGTCGTTACTTCTAAGCCGCGTTTGCCGACAAGATCTTGTCCATATTCTTTTTCCAGAATTTGCTTGGTGTAAATTACAAAATGTGGAGCTTTGATATTTGTGATATTTGGTGCAAAGTTTATAAACTCATTAAGGGCTTTGTCCATTTCCTTCGAAGTGATGAAACCGTTTATTTTCATTAAGCGCAGAATGTCCTTTTGCCGAGAAAATGCATATTCGGGATGATTGCCAAAGGGAGATAGTTTTGTCGGACTTTTTGGTAGTCCTGCCAAAAGTGCAGCTTCACCCAGAGTTAAATCGGCAACGTCTTTTCCGAAATAATGTATGGATGCTTCTTGTATTCCATAAGTGGTTCCTCCGTAGGAAACCTCGTTTAGGTACATTTCAAGTATTTCGTTTTTATTAAAATACCATTCGACACCAAAAGCCAAAACGATTTCTCGTAATTTCCTAACATACGTTTTTTCAGAAGTCAAAAGCGTATTTTTAACTAATTGTTGGGTGATCGTTGAGCCGCCGGTTAGTTCACCATCTTTTTGATAATTATGTCTAACTGCCCGTAGTATCCCTTTAATCGAGAAACCGGGGTGCTGATAAAATTCTGCATCTTCGGCGGCAAGTGTTGCCTGCCTTACCATAATGGGAACATCCTTTAATTTAATAGGAGTCCGGTTCTTGTCGTCGTATATTTTGTAGAGAAGTTTGCCATTCCTATCATAGATCTTTGTTGATACGCTTTGTTCTCTGTTTTGTAATAATAGCGGGGAAGGAAGGTCTTTAAGGTATATATACCACAACGAAAAAGAACCAAGTACAAGGAATATAACAAAACAAACGAATAAAACAATGAGGTACTTTATTAATCTGTATGTGTAGGTTTTTTGTTTTGGTTTATTTGGAATTTGCGAAAACCGCGGGAAATGCGACCGCGAGTGAAGTGAAGCATTGAATAAACTTTTTAAGTTTTGCCGAGAAAACCACAGGCTATTGGGTTGGGGTTGTCTGTTTGCTGGCTCAATCAGATGTGGTTTTACGGTTTCTTTCAGCAATTTAATTTTCAGTATTTGATAGTTAAGACTGTGCTTATATTTGAAAATTTTTATTACCACCGCACTTGCATAGAGAAGGATCAGCAAAAGTGACAAAAGCAGTGTATAAAAAGGTCTGCCGACAGTACTTAACGTGCTAGAAACTTTACTGTTTACGGCTTTTACCATCGAAGTAAGGCTGGTCATACTAACGTATTATATTTTAAAATATACAAATTTGTAGAAATTTGTTGACTAGTAACTGGGTGTGCGTGGTGTTGATACTAGAATATAGTGCTTCTTAACGAGTTTACGCAGACTTAAATAGGTACATGCCAGTTTGCTCGGGTAACATTAAAAAGGTGTTGGACATATTTACCCAATTCCTGATAATATTACTTTATGAGTGATGATACGGGAAATTCTCCCAAGCAAGACGTTGCACAAACAGTACCAACGACCGGGGGTGACGCTAACATTCCTAAACAGAATTCGTCGTATCTTAATTCTTTGGGGGATGAGTCAAGTCAACCCCTCTCTTTTGCAAGCGGGGTTGGGGAGGATGCAAAGTTACCACTAAACAATCCAAATGAACAGCAAAACGATCTTCCCTTAAATACTGTGTCTGGTGGTAATACCAGTACTTTGCCGACGTCGGATTCCGTTGGGTATGAATCGGAATCTTATCCTGATTCGGTAAAGACCCAACAAACAAATCCGTTATATCAGTCGACTCCGCCCTACAACATGCCCGAAAAAACCTATCAAGCATCTTCTTTGCAATCCGAGCAGAGTATTTCTGGTGATCAAGGGATGCAAAACGAATCGATTCCACAAGCTTCAAATGCCCAGGTCGATTCGACTCCTTTTGTGCCGCCTAATCAAACTCCAATTGCTGTAAGTCCGAGGAGTAAAGTTCCTAAAATTTTAATATTTATTGCTTTGATTTCTTTTGTGACAATGTTGGCAACAGCCGGTTATTATTTTTTTACAAATCCCGGTGGTGATAATGGAAATCTTGATGAAGCTGCCCAGTTCACACCAACTACGGAGCCTACAATAATACAAGACGAGGGCAAAGAAATCTCATTTTCTTCGGCCAATCTAATTAACGCTGTCACGGTGCTAATTGCCCAAGATGCGTATAGTATAAGTTACACGGGGTCATCAACAACCGATACGGGTTGCGCAACAAATGGGACGATGGAGGCAACAAAATCCTTGGATAATTATTATTCCAAATTAACAGCGGTTTATGCCTCGGAGAGTGCGGGTAGAATTTGCGTAGCCGAAAGCAAGCTGGAAATGTACTTTGAAACGTATGAGATTGATGGCGTTCGCTACAACAGACAGGCAGAAGACCAGCCGTATGCGGTTTTAGATGGTGAATCAAAGGTGGTTACGGCATTATCTCCGTCTGAGGCTATCAACCAATTTCTTCCTTATCCCACATTGCTGACAGTTACAAAAGCGGTAGAAAAAGATAACGGATTGAAAACCGTTGAAGCAAAGGTGGATAATGTTAGCCCTGGAGGTACATTTTCATTTGTATTAGATGAAAAAAACCAAATATTGTCATTTAGTCATCAGACGAAACTTGTTACTGCAACATCATCGA is a window from the Candidatus Woesebacteria bacterium genome containing:
- a CDS encoding penicillin-binding protein; the protein is MTSLTSMVKAVNSKVSSTLSTVGRPFYTLLLSLLLILLYASAVVIKIFKYKHSLNYQILKIKLLKETVKPHLIEPANRQPQPNSLWFSRQNLKSLFNASLHSRSHFPRFSQIPNKPKQKTYTYRLIKYLIVLFVCFVIFLVLGSFSLWYIYLKDLPSPLLLQNREQSVSTKIYDRNGKLLYKIYDDKNRTPIKLKDVPIMVRQATLAAEDAEFYQHPGFSIKGILRAVRHNYQKDGELTGGSTITQQLVKNTLLTSEKTYVRKLREIVLAFGVEWYFNKNEILEMYLNEVSYGGTTYGIQEASIHYFGKDVADLTLGEAALLAGLPKSPTKLSPFGNHPEYAFSRQKDILRLMKINGFITSKEMDKALNEFINFAPNITNIKAPHFVIYTKQILEKEYGQDLVGKRGLEVTTTLDLNIQHMAEDIVRQEIEKLAGFNVTNGAVVVMDPKTGEIIAMVGSSDYFSENIDGKVNLTTTKRQPGSSIKIVNYAYALSHGFTVASIVEDTPITFTVPNQQPYTPKNYDNSFSGNMTVRNAFAQSRNIPAVKILNSYGVENMLNLGKAMGISTWDDPRGYGLSLTLGGGEVKLIDLARVYASVANEGKLANLSSILHIKDYENNVLYTSMCTRDKLDSNEYQKNCEHEVLDKRVAFIITDILKDNRARAAAFGTHSQLVIPNHSEVAVKTGTSDDLKDNLTVGYTKDYVVAVWVGNNDNSPMSKIASGLTGASTVFNKVMTALLEKKDSYNDDPPDGIEKLAICPYTGTLSCNGCPVYYDYFLSENKPAKACDPSWFTPSDLDAETVTEM